The Vicia villosa cultivar HV-30 ecotype Madison, WI unplaced genomic scaffold, Vvil1.0 ctg.002580F_1_1, whole genome shotgun sequence genome window below encodes:
- the LOC131639291 gene encoding uncharacterized protein LOC131639291, producing MIIGSLNIRGGGNALKRRRISNIIKKGEADIFLIQESKLTDLNEALARSFWCGSDIGFSFSNSEGFSGGMICLWKVGNVEVISSFKGEGFLGIKVIWKDNAYYILNVYSSCLLAKKKELWENILRLKDSFTDGEWIIGGDFNSIRAIGERRGRSERVVSNEAVFFDKFIEDSGLIDIPCKGKKYSWYSGDGRAMSRIDRFLVSNVVVNRWGLVGQFIGCRDVSDHCPVWLVKDRENWGPKPFKFNNEWFSFKSFIPFVETEWKEMVVEGRGDFVLIEKLKRLKDRLKWWNEVVFGKIDLEVEECVKEVNKGDSYLEEVGEDSFMDTLNDRRGRIRGYG from the coding sequence ATGATTATCGGATCTTTGAATATTAGAGGGGGAGGGAATGCTCTGAAGAGAAGGAGAATTAGTAACATTATTAAAAAGGGGGAGGCGGACATTTTTTTGATTCAAGAATCCAAGTTAACAGATTTGAATGAGGCCTTAGCAAGGAGTTTTTGGTGCGGTTCGGATATCGGATTTTCTTTTTCTAACTCGGAAGGCTTTTCGGGTGGTATGATTTGCTTATGGAAGGTTGGTAATGTAGAAGTCATTTCTAGTTTCAAAGGGGAAGGTTTCCTGGGTATAAAAGTTAtttggaaggataatgcatactATATTTTAAATGTTTATTCTTCGTGCTTGCTTGCGAAGAAGAAAGAACTTTGGGAAAATATTTTGCGTCTGAAGGATTCTTTTACAGATGGGGAATGGATTATCGGTGGGGATTTCAATTCTATTAGGGCGATTGGCGAAAGGAGAGGGCGGAGCGAGAGGGTGGTGTCTAATGAGGCGGTCTTTTTTGATAAGTTTATCGAAGATAGTGGCTTGATAGATATCCCTTGTAAAGGAAAGAAATATTCTTGGTATAGTGGTGATGGTAGAGCCATGAGTCGTATTGATCGTTTTTTGGTCTCTAATGTGGTGGTGAATAGGTGGGGTTTGGTGGGACAATTTATCGGTTGTCGTGATGTCTCGGACCATTGTCCGGTGTGGTTAGTGAAGGATAGAGagaattggggtcctaaacctttcaagttcaacaatgaatggttttCCTTTAAATCTTTTATTCCTTTCGTCGAGACGGAGTGGAAGGAGATGGTGGTGGAAGGGAGAGGTGATTTTGTACTTATAGAAAAacttaagaggttgaaagataGACTTAAATGGTGGAATGAAGTTGTTTTTGGTAAGATTGATTTGGAAGTGGAGGAATGCGTGAAGGAGGTGAATAAGGGTGATTCCTATTTGGAGGAGGTGGGGGAAGATTCTTTTATGGATACTTTGAATGATAGGAGGGGGCGAATAAGAGGTTATGGATGA